Genomic segment of Bacteroidota bacterium:
TGGTAAAAATTGGGGAGTGAGTGATTATAGTTGATCTGTCTTTTTGAAATTAAGACTTATTACCTTTATTCTTATTTGCACTAAATAATCCTCAATTTATTAATTGAATAAATTCATATAAGGAGTTCAAATTAAATTAAAGAGTATTGATCCTCAATATTAGTTTCGGGAGCTGTCGGTGGGCATCAGCAGGTGGTTTTAATGTCCCTTATGCGTCGCCACATCAAATTAAAAGCTCCGATGGTAGCGAGATTTGAGCGAAAATCAGCGCCACTATTTGGAAAAAGTAGAATTTGATTTAAACACTAATTTCCATTGGAACCACCTAGTTAACATTTAGTTGTGGCGCCTTTTTCGCTCCGGGTGGCAAGCATTAGGGACATTTTAGCCGCCTGATGTAGCCCTTGACTTTTGGCGCCACCTTTTGGTCAAACAAAAGGTGGCAAAATTTCGGCAACTGTAATTATACATTCGGAGCTGGATTTTGTTTTATTAATAACTTAATGACCTTTGTATGCCTATAAATAATAATGAAATTATTGATACTTCCTGGAAAATGAAGGTGTCCCTAATTAATTCCTTGATCATGATTCTTGGCCTGTCGCTTGTTTCCTGTAAATCGGAAAAAAAAGATATTTCCAAATTCGATGAATCCAATATTTTACCGGCAATAAATATAATTCCGCAAGTGAAAGAGGTGCCCTTCGACAGTTTCAACAGAGAGGAAATTAAAATTAATCTTCAAAATAAGATCCTGCAAAAACAACCACTCATTGTTCATGTATTTGTTCCGCTGTGTGATAATGATAATCAGGGAATCGTTCCGGTTTCTGCAAGTCTTGGTGATGGACAAAATCTTAAAACAAATCTTTATTGGGGAGCGGGATATGGATTAAAAACCCATTTTAAAAAAACAGGATGGAAGATCATTTCTGATGTAATAGATACTTCCAATGCAGTGTTGGAGAGAATTATTTTTGAGAAAAATATAACTCCCTCCGCACGGGTAATAGTTATTGCCGATGCATATGCCGGTGATGAAATGACTTTATGTCTGGAAGATTTTTTTAGTAACCTTGCTGAAACACTAAATGATTCGGTGAAAATAAATGATACGGTATTTATCGATCTCAATAAAGCAGACCTTGTTGCATTCACCGGTCATAACGGATTAATGGACAATGGCATTAATGAAAAAGTAAATAAGAGTGCGACACCAAAGGATGCTGTGGTAATTGCATGTATTTCGCATTCTTATTTTAAAGAAAGACTCAACTATGTAAATGCATATCCATTAGTAACTACAAAAAGTTTAATGGCGCCCGAAGCTTATGTAATAAGTGCAATTATTAATGCATGGGCAAACATGGAAGATGATCGAACTATTTTTATCAGCGCGGCATCTGCTTATAGCACTTACCAAAAATGCAGTTTAAATGCTGCCAAATCCATTTTTAAAACAGGATGGTAAAAATAAATTTATAAAGTGAATATTACTTCTTCTTCCGGAACTCTGAATTGTTCATGATATAATCCCTGTTCTGTTCCGGGTCCACAACTTATGATCATGTTTATTTCATAGGAGGAAGGAAATTTTAGATATCGTTTTAATTTATGTGAATCAAATCCTTCCATGGGGCAAGTGTCGTAACCCTCCGCTTTCATGCTTAACATAAATGTTTGTGCTGCCAGTGCTGCCGATTTATGACAAACTACACGCAGATCATTTTTACTCACCTGCCAAACAACCGGTCGCCAAAAAGATGCAACACTTACCACTAATTTTCTGATCATTCCTGCAATTCCGAACCAATCCTGAAAATAATAAAATAACATTAATTGCGAATAATATTTTAATCTGCGTTGTTCTCTTTTAGTTAATTCTTTTTCGGGTTTATTATTATAACGCGCATGATGAAACGCATAGTTTGATGCTGCACGTTGTTTATATTTCTTTTTTGGAATAACTATAATTATCATTTCGCGTGCTGTTCTCGCAGCACTTTGATTCATACAAAATTTTGAAATTACCTTTAATTTATCCTCGCTTTTAACATGATAAAATTCCCACATCTGCATTTTACTCGAATTTGGCGCAAGTAATGATCTCTGAATACTTCTTAATACTGCATTGGAATCAAATGGTTTTTCCGCATCAAATACACGCATACTCCTGCGCCCTTTTACGATCTGATCAAATTGTGTTGTGGAGTCTGTCATAAAGAATATTTATAACGAAGGTAAACACAGTAATGTCCTTTTCAAAACAATATTGTATTGATGATCCATGCATTTTAATTTATAGGGAAGCACGCTATCGCTATAATAATCAAAACAATTTGATTACTTCTCTCTATTTTTGCAAGGTGGTAATCCATCTCAATCATCTCGAATCAGAACTCAATGAAAAAACGCGTTTGCGTGGGTATGATTTTTATTGTGAAGGCCGGGTTAAATCCGTTTTTAATATTAATGGAATCGAATGGATGGCCATTGTTCAGGGTTACGACGATCACGTTGTGCAACTCAAAAGACACAACGATTCCATTACTTATTGGGAATGTAATTGCAACGACACGGAAGACCCCTGCAAACACGTTGCTGCTGTTTTATTTTATATTAAAAAAGAAGGCAATAAATTAGTTAAACTCGATACTACAGGTTACGAGGAAATTAAAGAACATTTAAGTTATTTACCCCCGCACGTACTTCGTTATCTCATCCTAAAATACGCCGCCGAAAATTCTCAGTTCAGAAAATTTTTGAATGGGTTTTTTAATATTGAGAAAAAATAATAATGAGAAGTGAGGAGAAAAGAGAGAGGAGTTTAAATTTCTTGCGAAATTTTTGGGTCGATACGTTAGTGAGACCCTCGCTAAGAGCGAGAGCCTCACTCGCTCCGAGGTAGTAAATCTTAAAAATCCCACCGTTTGTTTTCCTGATACTTGATACCAATAAGGAGAAAGGAGGGAGGAGAAAGGAGTTTAAATTTCTTGCGAAATTTTTCCATATTCAACCCTTTGTTTTCCTATGTCCCCCTTACCTTTTCCTATGTCAAGTCCTGATTCCTATGTCCTATTTCCTACATCCAATTTTCAGTATATTTTGAAAGTTCGAAAACTTTAATATACCTTTGCTATATGAACCTGCCGGAAGCAAAAGATAAATTTATTCAAAGCTGGGGAAGCCTGGGTAGCCAATGGGGGATAAATAAGACCATGGCCCAGATTCATGCGCTTTTGCTTATTTCTGCGGAGCCGCTCACTACGGAGGAGGTGATGGAAGA
This window contains:
- a CDS encoding nitroreductase family protein, which produces MTDSTTQFDQIVKGRRSMRVFDAEKPFDSNAVLRSIQRSLLAPNSSKMQMWEFYHVKSEDKLKVISKFCMNQSAARTAREMIIIVIPKKKYKQRAASNYAFHHARYNNKPEKELTKREQRRLKYYSQLMLFYYFQDWFGIAGMIRKLVVSVASFWRPVVWQVSKNDLRVVCHKSAALAAQTFMLSMKAEGYDTCPMEGFDSHKLKRYLKFPSSYEINMIISCGPGTEQGLYHEQFRVPEEEVIFTL
- a CDS encoding SWIM zinc finger family protein, which gives rise to MSFSKQYCIDDPCILIYREARYRYNNQNNLITSLYFCKVVIHLNHLESELNEKTRLRGYDFYCEGRVKSVFNINGIEWMAIVQGYDDHVVQLKRHNDSITYWECNCNDTEDPCKHVAAVLFYIKKEGNKLVKLDTTGYEEIKEHLSYLPPHVLRYLILKYAAENSQFRKFLNGFFNIEKK